GGTCGAACGGTCGACCGTGGCGTGCAGGTGGTCCGGGATGACCCGGGCCAGGTTCGCCGCGAGGCCGCCGCCGGTGATGTGCGAGTAGGCGTGCACCTCGGCCGTACGGGTGAACGCCATGCAGTCCAGCGAGTAGATCTTGGTGGGCTCCAGGAGCTCCTCGCCGAGGGTGCGGCCGAGCTCCTCGACGTGCTGGTCCAGGGACATCCCGGCCCGGTCGAAGAGGACGTGCCGGACCAGCGAGTACCCGTTCGAGTGAAGGCCGGACGATGCCATCGCGATGACGGCGTCACCCGTACGGATGCGATCCGCGCCGAGGAGGCGGTCGTACTCGACGACACCGGTGCCGGCGCCCGCCACGTCGAAGTCGTCCGGGCCCAGCAGGCCGGGGTGCTCGGCGGTCTCGCCGCCCACCAGGGCGCAGCCGGCGAGGACGCAGCCCTCGGCGATGCCCTTGACGATGGCCGCGACCCGCTCGGGGTGGACCTTGCCCACGCAGATGTAGTCGGTCATGAAGAGCGGCTCGGCGCCGCAGACGACGATGTCGTCCATGACCATCGCGACCAGGTCGTGGCCGATGGTGTCGTACACGCCGAGCTGACGGGCGATGTCCAC
Above is a genomic segment from Streptomyces sp. NBC_01233 containing:
- the purM gene encoding phosphoribosylformylglycinamidine cyclo-ligase, with the translated sequence MTEKTTGASYAAAGVDIEAGDRAVELMKEWVKKTQRPEVLGGLGGFAGLFDASALKRYERPLLASATDGVGTKVDIARQLGVYDTIGHDLVAMVMDDIVVCGAEPLFMTDYICVGKVHPERVAAIVKGIAEGCVLAGCALVGGETAEHPGLLGPDDFDVAGAGTGVVEYDRLLGADRIRTGDAVIAMASSGLHSNGYSLVRHVLFDRAGMSLDQHVEELGRTLGEELLEPTKIYSLDCMAFTRTAEVHAYSHITGGGLAANLARVIPDHLHATVDRSTWTPGAIFDLVGKAGQVEQLELEKTLNMGVGMMAVVPQESVDVALTALADRGVDAWVAGEILDRGDHTEGATLTGSYAG